The Camelina sativa cultivar DH55 chromosome 18, Cs, whole genome shotgun sequence DNA window TGGTGAAGATGATCTTTTAAGAACTGTAGATCACGTGGCAATAAGTTTGACCGACCATTTTTCTTACATTGGGCTCATCATCTTCAAGCCCAATAAATGTTTAAtgtctctcctcctcctcttggCTTCTGAATAATTTTTTAGTCAGACAATAATAAATCTCATCATGATTAAGAAAATTAGTAACAGAcagtatatatagtttacacAGCTTACTGATAACTCGTTATTTATAAACTTAtccatattaaaaatattgataactcgttatttttattgttatatatattttaagatataatacataaattaattatgtccaagaaaaataaacacataaattaacaaatttaaaaatattgtatccataacataataattcacatttattttttaatatagttacttttaaaaaattcataGGTTTTCTATATGATAGAGTAATTGATTATGAAGTTAAATATTCAGCCAGTTATAATATTTTCGGTTGATTTTAAAGGTTTtggtataaatatttattgcaAAATTTGAGACTATTAGttacttgcaaaaaaaaaatatatatgattttttattaataaatataattcaaataatatcttaattttataaagttttgaataaattaaatatatgggTATGCAACttataaataaattgtattaatactaaaatcaaaacaaattatttggaaTATTCATTTTATAAGAAAGAAATACATTGGAGTAAAAACCACACTTCTTATGTTTTACAGGTAACGGAGAAATACATTCGAAACACATTTTTTCGGAAAGAAAAAATTCTGTTCGGACCAAAGATATATTTCTTAAAGATGTAAAATACAGTGATACCATTTTGGTCAACATACCATTTGATACAATGTCTTTAAGATACACATGATGAATTGTATAATTCacgttaatattttttaaaacttttcacTATctgataaaataatacaaataatttttatttaatttaaatatctaaatataaataaataatctatatatacaaataaataatttaaaatatagaaataaagaAACAGAATCAAAGGAACTTAATTTGGATTATTTCTTGACCGGTTTAGGCATGATGCTACTATATATAAACGGTTTCGTTTTCATCTCTATGAATCCATAGAAACTGAaagtttacaagaaaaaaaatgccGAAACGAGCAGATTCCTTTTGTCTCCTCCCATGTCTCCTTGTCTTGTTATTGAGTTCAGTCTTAGGAGTCATAGATGATCCTCAAAGTAAACAAGTGAGTTACGTTCTCATAATCTCGTACGTATACAATAATTATCACTAATATATTGTTTCTCTCTATACATGGTGATAATGATGACGATACTTACTAATTCATAAAGGTGTATGTTGTGTACATGGGCTCACTTCCCTCTCAACTGGAATACACACCAACATCGCATCATATGAGTATTCTTCAAGAAGTCACGGGAGAAAGGTGCGATTTACTTGAATCCTGCCTTCTGTAACCATTATTGTGATTAGTTATAATAAGCTTATAACAAGTGATATATATGGATGTACACGTACTCTAGTTCGATGGAAGGTCTTTTGGTGAGAAGTTACAAGAGGAGTTTCAATGGGTTTGCAGCCCGGCTCACTGAGTCAGAACGACAAAGAGTAGCGGGTTAGTGTTCTTCGATTGAGACACGTACATCTTACGTTAACATGTTTTTTTCaggttaaaattttatgaaaaccctttttaatttgtgttgttAGAAATGGAGGGAGTTGTGTCTGTGTTCCCAAACAAGAAGTTACAACTCCAAACGACAGCGTCTTGGGATTTCATGGGGTTGAAGGAAGGTACGAATACAAAGCGAAACTTGGCCATAGAAAGCGATACTATCATCGGCATGATCGACACTGGGATTTGGCCGGAATCCGAGAGCTTTTCCGACAAAGGGTTTGGTCCTCCTCCCAAAAAATGGAAAGGTGTTTGTTCCGGTGGCAAAAACTTCACTTGCAACAAGTATATttctcataattaattaaattctcTAATAGAAGATTAGTACTATTGTTTTAGCTAGGCAAAGACTGATGTGTTCacatttaaatattatagtaaGTTGATCGGAGCAAGAGACTACACAAGCGAAGGCGTCAGGGACAGAGATGGCCACGGTACACACACAGCGTCCACAGCGGCTGGAAACGCAGTTGCGAATACAAGCTTCTTTGGAATAGGCAATGGAACGGCAAGAGGTGGTGTTCCAGCTTCTAGAATCGCAGCTTACAAAGTCTGCTccgagacagagtgtacctcggCATCTGTACTGGCAGCCTTTGATGACGCGATCGCAGACGGTGTTGACCTCATCAGCATCTCTATCGGGGGAAGGTATCCCAACCGGTACGAAAACGACACGATTTCGATCGGGGCTTTTCACGCTATGGCTAAAGGGATTCTAACAGTGCACGCAGCAGGTAATTCTCCGACTCTTCCGACTCCGGCCAGAATCGTGAGTGTAGCGCCGTGGATCTTAACAGTTGGAGCTAGCAACACAAACCGTGAGTTTATCACCAAAGTTGTTTTGGGAAACGGCAAGACACTTGTCGTAAGTAGCACTCTCGTTTCTCTGCATGCATGTCATCATTGTACGTAGTAGTAGCTCAGTCTCTTTaaaaagaatctttttttttttttttttttttgacagggGAGATCAGTGAATGCTTTTGATCTGAAAGGGAAGATGTATCCTCTTGTGTTCGAAGACTATTTAACGAAAGGAAAGATCTTGGTTTCCAGATATCCATTTAGTGCAGAAGCAGCTGTTGCATCCATTTTTAGAGACGACTACGAATACTATGCCGACGTTAGCTCCACGCCCTTCTCTCTTCTACCACCAGACGAATTTGACTCTCTCGTCTCTTACATTAACTGCACAAAGTAACAATCAATCCTCATTCTCTCTATAAATTACCTCTACTTATTTTGTCCTGATACctctgtgtttgttttctttctcagGTCTCCGCAAGGATCTGTTCTGAAAACTGAGTCAATCTTTAATCAAACAGCTCCTACAATTGCTTCCTTCTCTGCTCGCGGTCCAAACACCATTGCAGTTGATCTTCTTAAggtatcttaacattttttttatgctcctgtttcttttttcttctttcctggTCTCAGTGACAATGGTTGATGGATTGCAGCCAGATGTAACAGCACCAGGAGTGGAGATCCTCGCTGCCTATTCACCTTTGTCTCAGCCAGCATCCGAAGGGATCGACAAAAGACGTGTCAACTACTCTGTTTTGTCCGGAACTTCTATGGCTTGTCCACACGTTGCAGGCGTGGCTGCTTACATCAAGACTTTTCATCCTGAATGGTCTCCTTCCGTGATCCAATCTGCTATCATGACAACTAGTAAACAAAACTTACAATCCAGCTTTTTACTTTCTTGTCCCTGCTAAGCTAGTAACCTCTGTTGAGAATACTCTTTTGCTTATACAGTCTCTTTATTAATCTTTGCAGCTTGGCCAATGAATGCTAATACAACTGTCTTGACATCAACCGATGTCCTTGCACCAACCGAGTTTGCTTCAGGAGCTGGACATGTCGACCCAATAGCTGCTTTAAATCCTGGACTTGTCTACGAACTGACCAAATCAGACCACATCGCCTTTCTCTGCGGGTTGAACTACACTTCGAAAACCCTTCAACTCATCGCTGGTGAAGCTGTAACTTGCAGTGGAGAGACCTTACCAAGAAACCTAAACTATCCTTCCATGTCAGCTCAAATTTCTAAAACTAATAGCTCCTTCACTGTGACTTTCAAAAGAACCGTCACCAACCTCGGTACCCCCAACTCTACATACAAATCAAAGATCGTCTTAAACCGTGGATCTAAGCTCAGTGCCAAGGTCTCGCCTAGTGTTCTTTCTTTCAAAAGGGTGAACGAGAAACAGTCTTTCACAGTAACTGTTTCAGGCAACAATCTCAACCGAAAACAACCTTCGTCTGCAAACCTAATGTGGTCTGATGGAACACATAACGTGAGAAGTGTCATTGTTGTTTACACTGATGATTATAGGTCACCATAGTCATCATTATCATAATATTGTCGCAGTTGTGTTTCTTTATTCTATATTTGTGTTTCAATCTTTTTTGATGattagtttttgtgtttcttaGTTCACACTTCACAGTAATTCAATCTTTCAGAGCCTTGCATTTTTTTTGAGTAACTCATCCACATATCttagaacaaattaaaaattacttaagccttctttttgtaaagatcatccaaaaaaaaaaaaaaatcaattgtgataaaatatattttttgatacaTAATTAGGAAACATATCAATTTTTGATACATCTGAGCTGAACTCAA harbors:
- the LOC104761983 gene encoding subtilisin-like protease SBT4.7 isoform X1, producing the protein MPKRADSFCLLPCLLVLLLSSVLGVIDDPQSKQVYVVYMGSLPSQLEYTPTSHHMSILQEVTGESSMEGLLVRSYKRSFNGFAARLTESERQRVAEMEGVVSVFPNKKLQLQTTASWDFMGLKEGTNTKRNLAIESDTIIGMIDTGIWPESESFSDKGFGPPPKKWKGVCSGGKNFTCNNKLIGARDYTSEGVRDRDGHGTHTASTAAGNAVANTSFFGIGNGTARGGVPASRIAAYKVCSETECTSASVLAAFDDAIADGVDLISISIGGRYPNRYENDTISIGAFHAMAKGILTVHAAGNSPTLPTPARIVSVAPWILTVGASNTNREFITKVVLGNGKTLVGRSVNAFDLKGKMYPLVFEDYLTKGKILVSRYPFSAEAAVASIFRDDYEYYADVSSTPFSLLPPDEFDSLVSYINCTKSPQGSVLKTESIFNQTAPTIASFSARGPNTIAVDLLKPDVTAPGVEILAAYSPLSQPASEGIDKRRVNYSVLSGTSMACPHVAGVAAYIKTFHPEWSPSVIQSAIMTTTWPMNANTTVLTSTDVLAPTEFASGAGHVDPIAALNPGLVYELTKSDHIAFLCGLNYTSKTLQLIAGEAVTCSGETLPRNLNYPSMSAQISKTNSSFTVTFKRTVTNLGTPNSTYKSKIVLNRGSKLSAKVSPSVLSFKRVNEKQSFTVTVSGNNLNRKQPSSANLMWSDGTHNVRSVIVVYTDDYRSP
- the LOC104761983 gene encoding subtilisin-like protease SBT4.7 isoform X2, with amino-acid sequence MGSLPSQLEYTPTSHHMSILQEVTGESSMEGLLVRSYKRSFNGFAARLTESERQRVAEMEGVVSVFPNKKLQLQTTASWDFMGLKEGTNTKRNLAIESDTIIGMIDTGIWPESESFSDKGFGPPPKKWKGVCSGGKNFTCNNKLIGARDYTSEGVRDRDGHGTHTASTAAGNAVANTSFFGIGNGTARGGVPASRIAAYKVCSETECTSASVLAAFDDAIADGVDLISISIGGRYPNRYENDTISIGAFHAMAKGILTVHAAGNSPTLPTPARIVSVAPWILTVGASNTNREFITKVVLGNGKTLGRSVNAFDLKGKMYPLVFEDYLTKGKILVSRYPFSAEAAVASIFRDDYEYYADVSSTPFSLLPPDEFDSLVSYINCTKSPQGSVLKTESIFNQTAPTIASFSARGPNTIAVDLLKPDVTAPGVEILAAYSPLSQPASEGIDKRRVNYSVLSGTSMACPHVAGVAAYIKTFHPEWSPSVIQSAIMTTTWPMNANTTVLTSTDVLAPTEFASGAGHVDPIAALNPGLVYELTKSDHIAFLCGLNYTSKTLQLIAGEAVTCSGETLPRNLNYPSMSAQISKTNSSFTVTFKRTVTNLGTPNSTYKSKIVLNRGSKLSAKVSPSVLSFKRVNEKQSFTVTVSGNNLNRKQPSSANLMWSDGTHNVRSVIVVYTDDYRSP